One segment of Desulfosudis oleivorans Hxd3 DNA contains the following:
- a CDS encoding adenylate kinase, which translates to MNILFFGPNGSGKGTQGAILKEKYSLPHIESGAIFRENISKGTELGAKAKEYIDRGDLVPDDITIPMILDRLQQDDCKKGWLLDGFPRNKVQAETLDATLKKANMALDIVVEIELDREIAKNRIMGRRLCVNDNNHPNNIFIDAIKPDGDKCRVCGGELKTRSDDQDEAAIDKRHNIYYDTETGTLAAAYYFRDLAAKGGSLKYITLDGAPGVKEVAAELVSKL; encoded by the coding sequence ATGAACATTCTGTTTTTCGGCCCCAATGGCAGCGGCAAGGGCACACAGGGCGCCATTCTGAAGGAAAAGTACAGCCTGCCCCATATCGAGTCAGGCGCCATCTTCCGGGAAAACATCTCCAAGGGAACCGAGCTGGGCGCAAAGGCAAAAGAATATATTGACCGCGGCGACCTGGTCCCCGACGACATCACCATTCCCATGATTCTGGATCGGCTGCAGCAGGATGACTGCAAAAAGGGATGGCTTCTGGACGGGTTTCCCAGAAACAAGGTCCAGGCCGAAACCCTGGACGCGACCCTGAAAAAAGCCAACATGGCGCTGGACATCGTGGTGGAAATCGAGCTGGACCGCGAGATCGCCAAGAACCGGATCATGGGCAGGCGGCTCTGCGTCAACGACAACAACCATCCCAACAATATTTTTATCGACGCCATCAAACCCGACGGCGACAAGTGCCGGGTCTGCGGCGGGGAACTGAAAACCCGCAGCGATGACCAGGACGAGGCGGCTATTGACAAGCGCCACAACATCTACTACGACACCGAAACCGGTACCCTGGCTGCTGCCTACTACTTCCGTGACCTGGCGGCAAAGGGCGGCTCCCTCAAGTACATCACCCTCGACGGCGCCCCCGGCGTCAAAGAGGTTGCCGCGGAGCTGGTTTCCAAGCTGTAG
- a CDS encoding bifunctional folylpolyglutamate synthase/dihydrofolate synthase, with product MARQSEYQRLIHEMYNLRRFGIKLELTTMQRMLDALGRPHTRYETIHIAGTNGKGSIATTLATILHAAGYRTGLYTSPHLVTFNERIQINNRPVSNAAVVRACKAVRGLSGDGREPTFFEYTTAMAFYLFAELGVDIAVIETGMGGRFDATNIITPCLSVISNISVEHRMYLGNTLGEIAGEKAGIIKPGVPVVTGARQKPVLDVIKKVAKKQAAPLYRLGGEFRVRRHGDGTFSYHGISHRWDRLRTVLAGGFQMDNAALALAGCELLMASGKPLSEATVRKGLASTRWPARLEIVSDSPTILIDGAHNLQAAKNLAAFLSEQMAGRKITLVAGILDDKPYRAMLRALVPLCDRVILTRAQIGRAIAPEILEREARNLGATRTHVVDRVDKALAFALAHTPKKSGAVCVAGSLYVAGEARHAIKKQGEMQPAI from the coding sequence ATGGCACGACAGAGCGAGTACCAGCGACTGATCCATGAGATGTACAACCTGAGACGGTTCGGGATCAAGCTTGAGCTGACCACCATGCAGCGCATGCTCGACGCCCTGGGCCGGCCCCACACCCGGTATGAAACGATTCACATCGCCGGCACCAACGGCAAGGGATCCATTGCAACCACGCTTGCCACGATCCTGCACGCGGCCGGTTACAGGACGGGACTCTACACCTCCCCCCACCTGGTCACGTTCAACGAGCGGATTCAGATCAACAACCGGCCGGTGAGCAACGCCGCGGTGGTCCGCGCCTGCAAGGCGGTCCGGGGGCTTTCCGGCGACGGCCGGGAACCCACCTTCTTCGAATACACCACGGCCATGGCCTTTTACCTGTTTGCCGAACTGGGGGTCGATATCGCGGTGATTGAAACCGGCATGGGGGGCCGGTTTGACGCCACCAACATTATTACTCCCTGCCTGTCGGTGATCTCCAATATCTCGGTGGAGCACCGCATGTACCTGGGCAACACCCTTGGAGAGATCGCCGGGGAAAAGGCCGGCATCATCAAACCCGGCGTGCCGGTGGTCACCGGGGCCCGGCAAAAGCCGGTCCTGGACGTGATCAAAAAAGTTGCAAAAAAACAGGCGGCCCCGCTGTACCGGCTCGGCGGAGAGTTCCGGGTCCGGCGCCATGGTGACGGCACCTTTTCGTACCACGGAATCTCCCACCGGTGGGACCGGCTGCGCACCGTTCTGGCCGGCGGTTTTCAGATGGATAACGCGGCCCTGGCCCTGGCGGGCTGCGAACTGCTGATGGCATCGGGCAAACCCCTTTCCGAGGCCACTGTTCGCAAAGGACTGGCATCCACCCGGTGGCCGGCCCGCCTGGAAATAGTCTCTGATTCACCGACCATCCTGATCGACGGGGCCCACAACCTTCAGGCCGCGAAAAACCTGGCGGCCTTTCTGTCCGAGCAGATGGCGGGCCGGAAAATCACCCTTGTGGCGGGCATTCTGGACGACAAGCCCTATCGGGCCATGCTCCGGGCACTGGTACCCCTGTGCGACCGGGTGATCCTGACCCGGGCGCAGATCGGCCGGGCCATTGCCCCGGAAATTCTTGAACGGGAGGCCCGTAATCTGGGCGCAACCCGCACCCATGTCGTCGACCGGGTGGACAAGGCCCTGGCCTTTGCCCTGGCCCACACGCCAAAAAAATCCGGCGCCGTCTGCGTGGCCGGTTCCCTTTACGTGGCCGGCGAGGCCCGGCACGCCATAAAGAAACAGGGCGAGATGCAGCCGGCGATTTGA
- the rho gene encoding transcription termination factor Rho codes for MDISELKKKKMDELKEIAAGYEVDSAGMKKQELIFSILQAEAENNGYIFGESTLEVLSDGFGFLRSPDSSYLPGLDDIYVSPSQIRRFNLRTGDIVSGQIRQPKENERYFALLKVEAINHEDPEIARHKTPFDNLTPLFPNEKIKLERESDNYSMRIMDLLTPIGFGQRGLIVSPPRAGKTMLLQNIANSIIASHKKVVPFVLLIDERPEEVTDMKRSVNAEVISSTFDEPADRHVQVAEMVIEKARRLVEHKKDVVILLDSITRLARAYNSVVPSSGKVLSGGVDSNALHRPKRFFGAARNIEEGGSLTIMATALIDTGSRMDDVIFEEFKGTGNMELHLDRKLADRRVYPAIDINRSGTRKEELLVEKDVLNRVWVLRKLLATLNSVDGMEFLLDKMSSTKSNKDFMDAMNS; via the coding sequence ATGGATATATCCGAGCTGAAAAAAAAGAAGATGGATGAGTTAAAGGAGATTGCCGCCGGTTACGAGGTCGACAGCGCCGGCATGAAAAAGCAGGAACTGATTTTTTCGATTCTGCAGGCCGAGGCGGAAAACAACGGGTATATCTTCGGTGAAAGCACGCTGGAGGTCCTTTCCGACGGGTTCGGTTTTTTACGGTCCCCGGACAGCAGCTATCTGCCGGGGCTGGATGATATTTACGTGTCGCCTTCCCAGATTCGGCGGTTCAACCTCCGTACCGGCGACATCGTGTCGGGTCAGATCCGTCAGCCCAAGGAGAATGAGCGCTATTTCGCGCTGCTGAAGGTGGAGGCCATCAACCACGAAGACCCGGAGATCGCGCGGCACAAAACCCCTTTTGACAACCTCACCCCTCTGTTCCCCAATGAAAAGATCAAGCTGGAGCGCGAGTCGGACAACTACTCCATGCGGATCATGGACCTGCTGACCCCCATCGGTTTCGGCCAGCGGGGGCTGATCGTGTCGCCGCCCCGGGCCGGCAAGACCATGCTGCTGCAGAACATTGCCAACAGCATCATTGCCAGCCACAAGAAGGTGGTGCCCTTTGTGCTGCTCATCGATGAACGGCCTGAGGAAGTGACCGACATGAAGCGTTCCGTTAACGCTGAAGTGATCAGCTCCACGTTTGACGAGCCGGCCGACCGCCATGTGCAGGTGGCGGAAATGGTCATTGAAAAGGCACGGCGCCTGGTGGAGCATAAAAAGGATGTGGTGATCCTGCTTGACAGCATCACCCGCCTGGCCCGGGCTTACAACTCGGTGGTGCCCTCCAGCGGCAAGGTGCTGTCCGGCGGCGTGGATTCCAACGCCCTGCACCGGCCCAAGCGGTTTTTCGGCGCGGCCCGCAATATTGAGGAGGGCGGCAGCCTCACCATCATGGCCACGGCCCTGATCGACACCGGCAGCCGCATGGATGATGTGATTTTTGAGGAGTTCAAGGGCACCGGCAACATGGAGCTTCATCTGGACCGGAAGCTGGCCGATCGGCGCGTCTACCCGGCCATCGATATCAACCGGTCCGGCACCCGTAAAGAGGAACTGCTGGTGGAAAAGGATGTGCTCAACCGGGTATGGGTGCTGCGCAAGCTGCTGGCGACCCTGAACTCCGTGGACGGCATGGAATTTCTGCTCGACAAGATGAGCAGCACCAAAAGCAATAAGGATTTTATGGATGCCATGAATTCATAG
- the prfA gene encoding peptide chain release factor 1 — protein MFDRLQDVERRFGELEGLMADPSIVNDREAYQKHSREHAELADIVDAYRRYKAVSDEIEKSRDLLEDRDPEIRELAKEEISRLKDERERLDGELQNLLTPKDPNDNKNVLVEIRAGTGGEEASLFAHDLFRMYWRYAETMGWKTEIMSSSVTGSGGFKEVIFMVYGKGAYSHLKFESGIHRVQRVPETEAQGRIHTSAVTVAVLAEAEEVELHIDPSEIKTDVFRSSGPGGQSVNTTDSAVRLTHLPTGVVVICQDEKSQLKNKNKAMKVLRARLLDRMIQDQNEKIAQNRKDQVGSGDRSGRIRTYNFPQGRVTDHRAGITLYKLESVLQGDLSELVNGLATYFQAERLKQADAS, from the coding sequence ATGTTTGACAGACTTCAAGATGTGGAGCGGCGCTTTGGCGAGCTGGAGGGGCTCATGGCCGATCCCTCCATCGTCAACGACCGGGAAGCCTACCAGAAGCACAGCCGGGAGCACGCCGAACTTGCCGACATCGTTGATGCTTACCGGCGGTACAAGGCGGTCAGCGACGAGATCGAAAAGAGCCGGGACCTCCTGGAAGACCGGGACCCGGAGATCCGGGAACTTGCCAAAGAAGAGATTTCCCGCCTGAAAGACGAACGGGAGCGGCTTGACGGCGAGTTGCAGAACCTGCTTACCCCCAAGGACCCCAACGACAACAAGAACGTGCTGGTGGAAATCCGGGCCGGAACCGGCGGGGAAGAGGCATCTCTGTTTGCCCACGATCTGTTCCGCATGTACTGGCGGTACGCCGAAACCATGGGCTGGAAGACCGAGATCATGAGCAGCAGCGTGACCGGCTCCGGCGGGTTCAAGGAAGTCATCTTCATGGTCTACGGCAAGGGGGCTTACAGCCATCTCAAGTTTGAAAGCGGTATTCACCGGGTGCAGCGGGTACCCGAGACCGAGGCACAGGGCCGGATTCATACCTCGGCGGTTACCGTGGCGGTGCTGGCCGAAGCCGAAGAGGTGGAGCTGCACATCGACCCGTCTGAGATCAAGACCGACGTGTTTCGTTCCAGCGGACCGGGTGGACAGTCGGTCAATACCACCGACTCGGCGGTGCGCCTCACGCATCTGCCCACCGGCGTGGTGGTTATCTGCCAGGATGAAAAGTCCCAGTTGAAAAACAAAAACAAGGCCATGAAAGTGCTGCGGGCCCGTCTTCTGGACCGGATGATTCAGGACCAGAACGAAAAGATCGCCCAGAACCGCAAAGACCAGGTGGGCAGCGGCGACCGGTCCGGCCGCATTCGTACCTACAATTTTCCCCAGGGCCGGGTGACCGACCACCGGGCCGGCATTACCCTTTATAAACTGGAGAGCGTTCTTCAGGGAGATCTCTCCGAACTGGTTAACGGCCTCGCCACCTATTTTCAGGCCGAGCGGCTCAAGCAGGCCGATGCCTCCTGA
- the rpmE gene encoding 50S ribosomal protein L31, giving the protein MKQEIHPEYHQATARCACGNEFTVGSTKESIKVEICSQCHPFFTGKQKLVDTAGRIERFRRKYAKFEQQKSGK; this is encoded by the coding sequence GTGAAACAAGAGATTCATCCCGAATATCATCAGGCAACGGCCCGGTGCGCGTGCGGGAACGAGTTTACCGTGGGCTCGACAAAGGAGAGCATCAAGGTGGAAATATGCTCCCAGTGCCATCCGTTTTTCACCGGCAAGCAGAAACTGGTGGACACCGCCGGCCGGATCGAACGGTTCCGTCGCAAGTACGCCAAGTTCGAGCAGCAGAAGAGCGGCAAATAA
- the rpsU gene encoding 30S ribosomal protein S21 has protein sequence MIALKEIEVRVIDNDLEKAMRILKKKIQNDGLFKRLRLRKTYEKPSEFKRRKEREAQRRLRIAEIKRRRFR, from the coding sequence GTGATAGCATTGAAGGAAATCGAGGTTCGCGTCATTGATAATGACCTTGAAAAGGCCATGCGGATTCTGAAGAAAAAAATTCAGAACGACGGGCTTTTCAAACGGCTCCGGCTCAGAAAAACCTATGAAAAACCCAGCGAGTTCAAACGCAGGAAAGAGCGGGAAGCCCAGAGACGGTTGCGAATAGCCGAAATCAAGCGGCGCCGGTTCAGATAA